A region of Gracilinanus agilis isolate LMUSP501 chromosome 3, AgileGrace, whole genome shotgun sequence DNA encodes the following proteins:
- the PJVK gene encoding pejvakin encodes MFAAATKSFVKQVGDGGRLVPVPSLSEADKYQPLSLVVKKKRCFLLQRPKFTSTPFTLNDILLGDREISAGISSYQLLNYEDKSDVSLYGRRGNHMVNDVGINVAGSDSIAVKASFGVVTKHEVEVTTLLKELTTRKINFDHCLIRQSMSSRKAVLCVVMESIRTTRQCSLSVHAGMRRGEAVRFHIIDEQNPKGRDKAIVFPAHTTIAFSVFELFIYLDGAFDLCVTSVSKGGFEREETATFAILYRLRNILFERNRRVMDAIARSELYMDDLFSDYYYDKPLSMTDFSLREGTHVRVNLLNHNIPKGPCILCGMGNYKRETVYGCFECSYNGQKYVRLHAVPCFDIWHKRMK; translated from the exons atgtttGCTGCTGCTACCAAGAGCTTTGTTAAGCAAGTTGGAGATGGAGGGAGATTAGTTCCTGTTCCAAGCCTCAGTGAAGCTGACAAATATCAACCTCTGAGCCTcgtggttaaaaagaaaagatgcttTTTGTTACAAAGACCTAAATTTACCTCCACACCTTTCACTCTGAATGATATTCTTCTAGGAGACAGAGAAATTTCAGCTG GTATCTCATCCTACCAATTACTGAATTATGAAGATAAATCAGATGTTTCACTCTATGGAAGGCGAGGAAATCATATGGTGAACGACGTTGGAATTAATGTTGCCGGGTCAGATTCCATTGCAGTAAAAGCTTCCTTTGGTGTGGTAACTAAGCACGAAGTGGAAGTAACAACATTACTCAAGGAACTTACTACCAG aaaaattaactttGATCACTGCCTAATCCGTCAATCAATGAGTAGTAGAAAGGCAGTATTGTGTGTGGTCATGGAAAGTATTAGAACAACACGCCAGTGTTCATTATCTGTGCATGCTGGAATGCGTCGTGGGGAAGCAGTGAGG tttCACATTATTGATGAACAAAATCCAAAGGGAAGAGACAAAGCTATTGTTTTTCCAGCACACACAACCATAGCGTTTAGTGTTTttgaacttttcatttatttggacGGTGCCTTTG ACCTTTGTGTCACTTCAGTGTCAAAAGGAGGATTTGAAAGAGAAGAAACAGCAACATTCGCAATACTCTACAGATTAAGAAATATACTGTTTGAACGAA ATAGGAGGGTGATGGATGCCATTGCTCGCTCAGAACTTTACATGGATGACCTTTTCTCAGATTACTACTATGATAAACCCCTCAGTATGACTGACTTCTCTCTCAGAGAAGGAACTCATGTCCGAGTTAACTTACTCAATCACAATATTCCAAAAGGGCCTTGTATCCTCTGTGGAATGGGGAACTATAAAAGGGAAACTGTTTATGGATGCTTTGAGTGTTCTTACAATGGACAAAAGTATGTAAGACTTCATGCTGTGCCTTGCTTTGACATTTGGCacaagagaatgaaataa